The DNA segment TTGAGTACTGGGGAGAAgtgggagctcaggcacagccctgtgttTAGCATTTCCTATTgcagtgctctgcagagcttccTGCTTGCTTTCAGCAGGTTGCCAGCTTATGTTTCAACACCTGCCTCTTTTAATAATGCATAAACCCCTGAATTTGGGGTTTGGATTCCACTACAAGAGTGAAGCAGCTAAACTGTCTGTGGTTCAGGCACCCTTTGTGACCTGAAAGAAACAGTGAGAATGGTTTTCTTAAACCAAGTTCTGTGGATGGTATTTGTGCAGAGGTACGCACAGCATACCTTTGGTCCTGGATGGCCTCAGGGACTGGCTTCAACCTTAAAGACAAACAATCTTTCTTTGCACGACTGCGATACATACAGGGGCTACTAATATTGCCGCTgctaatttttcttcctttttgggGGTAATTGAGCCTGAATGGGTTGCTCCTATATAGTATTCCTTTCCCAGGTGGAAGAAATGCATGTCATTACAGGCCACTTGCTTTCTATTGCCGCAGAatgcagaaaatgcttttttaaagacGCAGACATTGTCTTTTCATGGTGTgctataaaaagaaattttagttTTTTCATAGCTTTATTCATGATGAGAGGACACTTCAGCCTATGTGAGCTCTCAAGTCTCCACTCTAGGTTTGTACGGTTCAGGTGGTAGGCCAGTCATTTTCATTGGGTAGTATTATTATCATTTGTCTggcaaaaaaacaacccaaactcCCTGTCCTTGCAGCTGACAGTACCTGGTGTAGTCCTAAGATGATTATGTGATCTTCTGCAATGCTGTAGTGATGGGTGAATAAAGTGTCATTCCAAAGCATTAGCAAACACCAAACTGGGAGCTAGTTTACCCATGGAAACATGACACAGCAGCATAAAATACAGGACTAACAGAGACTTCTGTGAGCACCCTTGTGTGGcctttatcagaaaaaaagtagCTATTTGGGGAAGGGTTTCTTTGGtggtttaaaatttttttataggaaaaagaagaaagtgggGAATTTTGAAATAgatacaatgaaaaataaagctgcCATTGGACAAAGTGTaagctggttttctttttaattaacagACTTgttaaattttacattttcaagtattttatcTGATGACTATAAGGGAATACAACTGTATCAGGATTCTTCAGAGGTTTTTGATACAGTCAGTCAAGTATAATATAGTTGTGATATGTGATTTGTGTGCAATGGCTTCCTCTAAATAACATGTACTTTTGAAATTCACTTATTCCAACGGTTGGTTTACAATGTTTGCAAACCTCATACACGGCCTATGTGTTAAAATGTACAACTGGCTTGTTCCTCCACCCTGCATTAACTATTAGCCTGGCTGGTGTCATCCATTCTGCAGCATGACATGGTGTCTAGTGTTGTTAGAGCATGTGTCCATCCTGTCTTGTGTTTCCTGTGtctttctgtctgtcctgcagtgtttgtctgtgtgtgtctattTATAGATGAAGGGGCAGAGGATAATGTGGGACTGCTACAGCACTGCCCCACCTGTGGGCCTGCTGCCGGCAGTGAGTGGCGTAAACACCTGGCCCCCTCCATTTCAGTGTCTGTGCCTGATGATGAGCCCTACAATTCCGATGAGGAGTACTATGAACACCCTTTGTTCAGCTCCGAGTGGACTGGCTCTAGTacacatcccagtgccacagtGAAGAGCAGAGAGGTCTTGTTGGGCCATGATGAAGGTGAACTGAGCATTGTCCCATTCGGTTCCTCTTCCCCTCTACCCACCTTCCATCCATTCCATTCTATACGTGCCTGGGATTGCAGCCTTCTGGGGAGGGAAACCTAGTTGTATTTTTTCCCTACATGGAAGTAATGGCCCTCAAAGAGTCTCTTCATGTCAAGGTAAAGCTGTAGCCTGAGCAAGGAATGCAGCTTTGGGGTCAGTGTAACCATGGTCCCTGCTTAAATCAGGGCTCTTGTTCTCCAGACCCGGCTTTTAGCAGAAGCAAAAGGAGCAGATAGTTCAAAGAAGTGGAagccattttttcctttgtgccaGAAAAATACTGCTGAGAACAATGTGCAAACTAGGCCAAAAGATGGTTACTCGAGGTAAGTCAGTTAACACAatggggaaaaaccccacatcTATACCAAAGACAGCTGTGGGAGGTTCGAGGTCTTTAATTTTCTGGTAGGCAAAGTCAGTAAGTTTTACCTCAGTGTAGACAGACAATTTCAGCAGTATTGGgtcatgtttcattttcagctgttttgtgGACACACCCCATTAGCATTGTACCAGCAGATtgaaaacaaggaggaaaagaagattTATTGTCTCTCTGTACCTCCTTTTTCTATGACCTGAGCACATCAGTAAATAGTATTTTATTAGTGGGTGTTACATAAAAGTGAAATGGCTTGAGACACAGGAGCTGAAGTTAAAATCAGTACTGAAAGGTTTGTCTCTCAGGAGGATGGAGCTGTGTGCTTGAAACTGCTTACTGGGTGGTTTCAAGAAAACCAGAGTTGCTCTGAATTAACCGGGCAATATAGCCTAATACTACAACAGCACCAGTAAGAGATCAATGCTAATAACTGAAGATTGTTAATGTCAGCATGTCTGCCTGAAGCTCAGAGAGATAAAAAATCAATACAGCTTGAGTGCCTATACCTGTACTTAGAGCACTCCTGGCCTGGTTAGTTCTTAGGCAGCTTCCTTTTCAGTCATATGCATCTGCCTCTGGTGAAAGTCTAAGATCTCAGAACATCTATGTGGGGTAAAATAAAAAGGGGAATAAGCTAGATCATAAGTGAGGAGatagtaattttaaaacagtCCCACTCAATTGCTGCCAGTAGGCTGGCAGTCTGCTTGGCATTAGAGTCTGCTGCACTAAGGCAGAATATTGGATTCCTTCATTAAGTCAGGGATAACTTTCTAGTttgagtaattatttttaatcacatAGTATTGTGTGAAGTGTCTCAGGAAATGGAGCTATATACCTGGAACTGCTGAGAGTAAAATTAGAGGCTTTCCCTAACACTTTTAATTGAAAGAGATGCACATACAAAACTACATAaaattggaaaaagaaaagtaagttacTCAAGTCAGGGCCTCTTACAGCTGGAGGGAGACCTGCTGTCCTGCCAGTCAGCTTTTACAATTTGCTCATGGGTAAATATCCCTGTAATGCTCAGGCATTGGTCCAGGTTTGATTCTGAATCTTCTGGCTTCTGTTCATTTAAGATATTGTGTCTAACCCTAACTATTTTATATGTTATGAATAGTGTTGTTCTTTACATAATGATATTTCTCAGACTCAAATAGTGTTCATGTTCCTTAAATCACTCTTTTAAAGGGCATAACTGGAAGAGATGATTGTCTGGTCTTCACTGGGCCAATCTCAGGAGGAAAATCAAGCACTTGTAAAGACGTTTTATTTTAATGCCAAGGGGCTGGATGCAGCCACTTCCAGATTCAAAACCACTTTGTTCTAAATCTGACTCAGCAAAGTACGTAATCATAAGACACACTTTAAACCCAGGAGGGTCATCAGGTTGCCTGCAGCATGGCTGCTGGTCAGCTGCTTAACTATGATGCCTTGAGACACCCCAGAAAGCAGGACTTGAAGCCAAGTTAGtatgggataagataaaaaggtagacTCTTTAATGTCTAGGCTTAGGGCCTTCAGGAATACATGAGGACGCTCCCCAAACACTGattttctatggtttttatacTATTGTTCACCCAATCCCCTattcacacatctctcagtccagccgCGTCCTGCCCACGGCATACCCcgtcaggatttgagtctgggggacagtgggatctcttcatcatcatctttctcttcctcGTAGCACACAGGAATACTTGGAGGTCTTCCAGCATTCTGTTTTCGAGGTCGTtggcttatgtttatgtcttgtaGAACAGGCCTTAAAATATTattcagccttctaccttgaaaagaagtctaaatAACTAATGGAAGGTCAGGCATTGATATGGGATGGGGGTTAGAATATATAAACACTGAATttaagctgccagaaatattaacaaCACTAAATATGCATTTTCACTACAGTTagaagtacttctaaaatctataaaaactAAAAAGTCAAAAATGAAAACCCCCTGAGGCATCACTGTGTTGCTGAATCACAGGTTTCACACTTAATCCTGACTTCTTATCTGGAGGAATATTAATAGCGCATAGTAAATTTTGTCTGAGTAGCAGTGGCAGGAGTACATGGAGACTTTTCTAATCATTCTTCTGCCATGGCATGACTAAAGACTGTTATTGATGTTACTATACTGTTTCTAGCAGCCTGTAAGCAGAGTGATATATTTTAGAGATTCAGATGAACAAATAGTTTTATTGAATTCATTGGTTTCTTTGACTTAATTGGTGATGAGGGGGCTAGTGGGCAAAGAGCAAAGCAAATTAAGGGTCTTTCTGTTAAAACTGGAATTTTCACATATAGATTTCAGATATCAGACAGCTTAAGGATGAACTTGTTTGTAAACCTGTTCAATGTATTGGCTAAAATCTTGCAAAAATGTTAGTTATCAGCCATGCACAAAGCCCGTTAAGACTATGGAAGTGCTCAGTATTGTGCCAAATCCAGGATTCATGCAATAGATTGACTTGCTGGCATTTAGCAGTCAATATTACCAAGGTCAGTGGAAAGCAATCAGTGCCTCATACCTTCCTTCACCTGAGTTGAATGTCTTGTACTGGATTAAACAGCACATTTATCAGAAAAATATCAGTGTGCTTTTTGCTCATTGATGCATTGATGTTTTCGGAGGCATACATCATTCAATACCATCTCCATTTTGAATACCATCTCCCTTTGCAATGACTATTTGACTCACAGTCATCACTGGGAGAGGTATACCTGTAGAACACTTTCAGCTCCCCTCTTACAGCATAACCATGTTTCTCTAGGGAAGACAGgatttcagtttggtttttttccctaaggaAAATTGATTTCCATGGTGACTAAAAAGGACTGGATGCTAAAAGCCCTTTGACACACTTAAATCCAAAATGTTGAGCTGAAAGTGTTCTGTAAAAGCAGTCCTGTTCAGCTGTGTGCTTGATGTTTACTGTTGGTGTTGATGTCACCTCCTTTTTCCATCCTCAAGAAGAAGAACTGGTAAAGAGTCCAGTGGCTGTAGAAGCAAaacctgctgctcttcctgggATGCAAATGGGAAAAGAGCACGGTCCCACTGAGTCTTTGGACCAGGCAAAGGGCCTCTGTGAGGGTCAGTCGTGTTCTGATTCAGAGGCCAAAGTGTGTTCTGAAGACAAAGTGCCAAGTGTGGCATCCAGCAGGGAGAGTGTAACTGTTATGGCGGGAACACCCCGAAAGATGCATCCCCCTCCTTGGCTGAGGAAAGTGTGTCCTCTAGGTTTGCATGTGTTTGCTGCTGGTTAATCCTTCTCCAACTTTCTCCAGTGCTTTCCAAGgctgcttcattttctgtttttcccatttattgGTATGACTGCTCTTGTTATTATGCTTGAAGAGTGTGTAGCAGATAATGATTGCATAGGTGCTGTATGACAACATGGTTTCCCACTGCTGCGGCTGATTCCTGATTTTTGACTTTGCCATGATGAAATGTGCTTTGCAGCTAAGctgatgcctttttttcccatctctgaTATGTTTGCCAGTCACATTGCTAAtctgtgtatattttttttttggtgcagaGATTCATCTGCTTTTTCAAACAGCAGATTTATTGCCTTTGACTATGACATAAAGATACTTGAACtgtagaaatgttttcatttgcagtGTGCaggtgttttgttggtttggtttggtttttttgtgtgcgCTTCAGTGCCTGCTGGTTTAGTTGCCTTAAAGTTATTGCTTCTTACGTCATACCGTTGCCATTCATTGAGTCCACCCTTCCTCTCTTCAGTTGTTGCTAGAACTCtgattttttgtgtgtcttaCCTTATTACAAATGTTTAACCCTGCTGGAGTGCCCTTCTTAGGAAAAACTTCCGTCACTTCCGGGGGACATTTACCTTCAAAGTGAAGGCTAAAATTGGGTGCATTGGGTGAAGTTCTGATCTGTTCTCTGAACAAAATATTTGCTGCAATAGTCTTTCAGTACATAAAAACTAGGCTTCAGGATTTCCCTTTTAATGGTGTTTCTCTTCAGCCAGTGCAACAAGATACAAAGACCACTTGTGTGGAATAGTGATGTACCCACGCCCTACGTGGCTAATAAGTGCTGCATTTGGGAGGCAGGTGTTCTGGCTGGCCTATCTGCAGAACACTGAATTCCTTTGGCAGTCAGAATATGTTTTGATGCCATTGGTATTGTTCATTTGTACTACAGTAAGAGGCACAGTAGGatgcacagagaaaagcagtatCTAGCTATTTAATTCCTGTGAAATTAGAACTACATCAGCTCGGTGACCAACCATGTCTGTATACTTTATAGAGTTTTCAATTCAGTCACcaaatataaaaacataaagtAGCAAAATTACTGTAGTTGTAGACTTCTGATTTGACTACCTGTGGAGTTTCAAATGGCAGTTGCTTTTTGGACTCAATATTAACATACgcaaatatttaaagaatgACCAATACTTGGGTACTAAttgttctaaaaaaaaatcagattcatCAGAGCAAAAAAATGGCTCCATGGACTTCAAATCAGATCTGAGGAAATACCGCGTTGGCCCAATGCTGGTTGTAACAAGCTTtagaaaaaactatttttttacaGATCACTGCAGAAAGATCTGCCACATTCTGCAGTCTGGTCATATTTTCAATGATAGGAAGTTTTCAGAATTATGGGAACCATTGTTTTCCATATGATATTAAAAAGAGATCAAGCTATTAATGTTTAATAGagcatatattaaaaaaatctaacaaGATATTACTCTCTGAAAATACAGTGACAGGGTAtaagataatattttttgtttcaaattagCTTAATAAGGTCAATCAAGTGTTCTTTGACTTCAGTTACAGCTGTAGGTGACTGACCATTTTGAAGACCAGGCCTTCAAGATCCGGGTCTGTTAATAGATCTGTTGCTGATTTACACATGGTGGGTTTGTGACAGTAGTGAGATTTTTGTCATTTGCCAAACAGTGAATGTTAAAAGTTGgtacaattaaaaaaagagcCTCTTCTGGCACGTTCAAAACCTTTTGCATGCATTATCTCTTTAGTTTAGGCTGCATATagaacaaaaatgcaaaaaagaggcagaaaggtGAAACTACTTATGCTTTAAATATCACAACACACAAATACATGATCGATTTGATTAAAGTTACAGACGTGACTAATGCAGAACTAACATAAAGCTATGGAGTCCAGCAAAGCTACCAATGAAGTGAGGATTATGTGTGGGTTTGCTGTTATATACAAAATCATGAAGGAGAAGAATTCACATGAAATCATCTCATTTCAGTGGTCACATTTATATGTGTAAAACTCATATTTTCACTATAAAACCTCATATACTGAAACAAAACTAGGATTTAAGACTCTAAAGCAGATTTCTAGGTGGATGGCCTTGCTGCATGTTTGcatctttcttcctctccattCCATCATTCATACCAAGGTGTTGTAAGCCACATGACTGCCTGTCTGTAAGTGCTTTAAATAATATTGttataaaactgaaacaaactACTTCAGATTTACTTGCAGCCACGAAGATGGAATTCCATGTCCAGGAGGTTGCACGCCCTTTCGCAGCAGGACCATTAGACACAAAGCAACATGAATGTGGGAAAGATAGAAAAGCTGTTGAGGAACATAAATACGATGCCTTAGTTCCACAACCAGCAAAAACAGAGGCTGTAGATAAGAAGGACCCACAGagcaaagacaaagaaaaaatgtcttcacCTCCATCAGAAAAGATGTTGGAAACTGATTCACAGCAGAAAGGGGAAGCCAGTTTTGCAGAACCTGCTGCCGCCAAACCTCCTGCTTCCCAAGAACAAAAGGACTTGTCATCTCAACTGCCTAAAGGGAGCAGGACAGAAGAAAGGACTGCAGATGTGCCCTCATCAACCAACCAAGTTATGTCTATCAAATTTCAAGACGACCTTAAAGATGTCCAAGGTGTTGCCATCAGCCATGGCCAAAATTCTCTATTGCTACCAGAACCCAAAGCAGAAGCAGCCAAAATTGAGCTTCCTTCAGGCCCATCTCCTGTTGTCCCCCAGGAGTTTTTGCTCAAAGACGCCTTCAATACAAAACAGGAGCCCACTGACCAACTGTTTGCTAAAGACCTCAGTAAAGATGAACAGATCCACAGAGACAGAACATTAGCTTTGCAAGAAGTCTCAGCACTAACTGTAGATGGCCTGAAAACACCAAGCACCCCGAAAATCCCTGcatggagggaggaaaaagataTGACCAAGGATGAGAGTGATGAGGAAGAAAGGTATGACTTCTATGATAAAGGGGAGGCTCAAATATTAGATGATGGGAAATTAACCACAAAATCTGAAGTTGAGACACTTTCCTTAGACAAAGTAGACTTTCAAAAGGATGATGAAGCTAAAAGGCCACGTGATActgtcagaacagaaaaagaaatggaccAAAGTGGGCTCCCAGCAACGAGAGACATAGAAAAGGAGGTACAACCAAGCATACAGGTACTCCCAGCCAAGTTAAGCCATGAACTGACTCCTGAGAAAACAATAGAGCACCCTGAAACCACTCAATTATCCAGAGTAATAACGAAAGCCCCTGAGGCACCACATTTTGCCACTGAAAAGACTTGTActcttgaagaaaaatatgctaAAAAAGATACCAAGGTGAATAAGACAAGTGTTTCAGCTCCTCATCAAatgaaagaggaggaggatcaTTCAGgaatgtcaaaatattttgaaacctCTGCTTTGAAAGAGGAAGCATTCAAGGCAGATGGTCTGAAACAAGGCAGTGATTACTATGAGCTAAGTGACACTAAAGAGAGTATATATGAGCCTTATCAGAGAGGTCATCTAATAGCTGAagatggagaggaggaggaagaagaattACAGACAGAATTAAATCAGAAACAGACCATGCATGCTCATGAAATGGGGTACAGTACCCTGGCTCAGAGCTATACACCAGATGCATCCGAAGAACCCAGCTCCCCAACAGAAAGAATGTTCACTATTGACCCCAAAGTCTATGGGGATAAGAGAGAActtcacagtaaaaataaagatgatttAACTCTGAGCAGGAGCTTGGGACTTGGGGGGAGATCTGCAATTGAACAGAGAAGTATGTCTATTAACTTGCCCATGTCTTGCTTGGATTCAATAGCTCTAGGATTTAGCTTTGGTCGTGCACACGATCTTTCTCCCCTGGCTTCAGACATTCTAACTAACACTAGTGGAAGTATGGATGAAGGTGATGACTACATACCAGCAACCACACCAGCACTGGAGAGGCCCCCCTGCTTCCCCATTGATAGTAGAGAGGAAGATCAGCAcattgaagaagaaaaagcaatacCAGAAGAAAAAGTCCAGCCTGAGACCTTGGCCGAATCATCTTTCCAGGCCAAGGATTATTACAAAAATGGGGCTGTCCTGGCTCCTGACCTGCCTGAAATGTTAGACTTGGCAGGGACAAGATCTAGATTAGCCTCTGTGAGTACAGATGCTGAGGTGGCACAGAAGAAGCCAGTTCCTTCTGACACTGTTGTGGAAGacaacagcacagccctgccagccatggcagatgaaaaCCATGTAATTCTAAAAGCTGAAAGTCAGCTGGAAGACTTGGGCTACTGTGTTTTCAATAAGTACACAGtcccactcccttctccagttCAGGACAGTGAGAATTTAACGAGTGAAACCTGTCCCTTCTACGAAGGCACAGATGAAAAATTGAGACGCAGCCTGGCTCCTGACCTGTCTTTAATAGAAGTGAAgctggcagctgctgaaaaatcaaaagaatTCCTTGGTGAAAAGGACTTAGGTCAGCATGGTGAGTCCATTCTGGTGAGGGACTttgagcaggagaaaaaagagaagctgGATACTGTGCTAGAAAGGAGTGAAGATCAAGCTGACTCTAAAGAGGTCTGTCCCACTaaaggagcagagccagagaaaATGAGAGATGAGGCAAcatcagaaaggaaagaagaaaacgTGGCTGGTAAAGTTCATTTACCTGGTGATACCATGTATGACAGAAAATCTGCTTCAGAGATAGCAATAGAAAAGGATTCTGTTTCTTTGTTGATAGAGAAAGAGAAGACTCTCAGTGTTGTTCCTGAAATAGCTGAGATAGAAGCTCCAGTTAAACCAGATTACAATGCTATAAAGCACGATATGGAAGTAGCTGCAAGGAGAGCTGACCAGGAACATCAGAGTCAGTTAGATGCTAAGATTGGTGGGGGTGTTTCCCTCTCTTCGGAGAAGGACAAAGCCTCTGCTGAAAGAGCAGAGCCTGAACCTAAAGACACTCAGCAGAAAGATGAGAGCATGTTCTCCAAGGAAGCAAAAGATTCAGATGTACTTTCCAAAACTGAGCCTAGTTACATGAAGGATGGCACCAAACtgtcagaaacagaaattaaggaaaaagtAACTAAGCCAGATCTGGTACATCAAGAGGCAGTTGATAAAGAGGAGTCTTATGAATCTAGTGGAGAGCATGACCAAGCCCAAGAAGGTTTGAATGGAGAATCTGTGAAACCAGAGGATATCAAAGCAGAAACTCCAAAACTTCCCATGTCTGGGCAAGAGATGCCTGCAAAGGAGACTTCTGTGGAGCATCTCCTTTCAAAAGCTGAGTGTCTCCAGGAAGAGCCTCCTGAGATTCAGATGGAGAGCATACCACAGCCTGCAGAAGGAGCTGAAAAGATTCCTGATGTGGCTATGAAACTTACGGAAACCCAAAAGCTTCTGCCATGTGACGTGGCACCTGGGGCCACAAAGGAAGAAGAACGTGAAGAAGAAGAGACTGAAgtacagcaagaagaaaaagaagaggataAGCAGCATCTGGTATCAGAAATGCCCGCAGGCTTCAGGGAGCTTGCTGCTGAAGAAATGCTAGCCAAGGGTAGCCCAGAAGCACTGCCTGAACTGAAAGGCATTATTGAATCAGTGGTGACAGTTGAGGATGACTTTATCACAGTGGTGCAGACGACAGTTGATGAGGGTGAATCTGCTTCTCACAGTGTGCGCTTTGCTGCTACTCAACAGGAAGACATTGAAACAGGAGATTCTCAGGCCGAAGAGGAACTGGAAGTTGAAGAAATGGAAATTGAGCCCAAGGAGGGCTCCCCAGAGGCTCCTGCTTCACCCCAGAGAGAAGAAATCCTGCTCACTGACTACAAGACAGAGACATTTGATGATTACAAAGATGAAACAACAATTGATGACTCCGTCATGGACACAGACAGTCTCTGGGCAGACACTCAAGGTGTGCATTATCctttctgttttgtctgttGAATATTTTTGCTTCCAAGTAATAATGattgaaaaacaaatttattaCAGTTATAATAGTAATCTCTGCatgtttcagaaaaatgctaaaatagtatgcctttttttttgttaattgtATGTGCTGTCTTCAACTATtatttccctgctccagcacagtaTTGTTAACATTTGTTACTAatcttttgtttgttgttaCAATTTGCTCTGATCCTACAGATGATGATAGGAGCATCATGACTGAACAGTTAGAGACTGTTCCTAaagaggagaaggcagagagagaatTGCGAAGATCATCTCTCGATAAGcataaaaaagagaaaccttttaaaactgggagaggcaggattTCTACtcctgaaaggaaaatagctAAAAAGGAACCTAGCACACTCTCCAGAGATgaagtgagaaggaaaaaaggttcATATAACACTCCctattacaatattttttttattttcttcctaatttacAGTACTATCCAATTACTGTTGTAGATTGTATGCATCATAACAATATAAGTTATGGTGGTTTTAAATGAGACATTGTACAAATATATGAGAAGCCATGTGCAAGGCTCACTGCTCCACTGGTCCTGTTTCACAGTAGACATCCCCACTGACCACTGTGTAACACATCTGAGTTAATGCACTAGTGCTTCCCCTCCTCTAATGTAGGGTTTGATCTGTTACTCCCAGTAAAAGCAATGCATTGCATTGGAGTTGTGGAGCAGTGGGCCTGCCACTTGATGTATCATATGAAACTgttcactgttttttttcctgattctatgtttttgtgttctttttgcCCATAGCAGTGTATAAGAAAGCTGAACTTGCTAAAAAAACTGAAGTTCAGGCCCACTCTCCCTCCAGGAAAATCATTTTAAAACCTGCTATCAAATATACTAGACCAACTCATCTCTCCTGTGTTAAACGGAAGCAGACAGGTGACTGCGTTCTGTTCAGTTATGCAATGTGGCTGGCAAACattgacattttcttttgtaaatcTCATGGCTATAGCAGCttctctattattttttttctctagtaaTATCAAGCTTcacaaatagtattttttttttagtgttttgtaccattttttcttttcttctttctttgctg comes from the Pithys albifrons albifrons isolate INPA30051 chromosome 8, PitAlb_v1, whole genome shotgun sequence genome and includes:
- the MAP2 gene encoding microtubule-associated protein 2 isoform X16 yields the protein MAEDRKDESKAPHWTSGQLTEASSHPHSPEIKDQGGAGAGLARSANGFPYQDDEGPRLGGHEQLGTYAQTKENGINGEVSSGDRETAEEVSARIVQVVTAEAVAVLKGEQEKEAQHKDQPGPLPLAVEESANLPPSPPPSPASEQTGALEEDLLAATKMEFHVQEVARPFAAGPLDTKQHECGKDRKAVEEHKYDALVPQPAKTEAVDKKDPQSKDKEKMSSPPSEKMLETDSQQKGEASFAEPAAAKPPASQEQKDLSSQLPKGSRTEERTADVPSSTNQVMSIKFQDDLKDVQGVAISHGQNSLLLPEPKAEAAKIELPSGPSPVVPQEFLLKDAFNTKQEPTDQLFAKDLSKDEQIHRDRTLALQEVSALTVDGLKTPSTPKIPAWREEKDMTKDESDEEERYDFYDKGEAQILDDGKLTTKSEVETLSLDKVDFQKDDEAKRPRDTVRTEKEMDQSGLPATRDIEKEVQPSIQVLPAKLSHELTPEKTIEHPETTQLSRVITKAPEAPHFATEKTCTLEEKYAKKDTKVNKTSVSAPHQMKEEEDHSGMSKYFETSALKEEAFKADGLKQGSDYYELSDTKESIYEPYQRGHLIAEDGEEEEEELQTELNQKQTMHAHEMGYSTLAQSYTPDASEEPSSPTERMFTIDPKVYGDKRELHSKNKDDLTLSRSLGLGGRSAIEQRSMSINLPMSCLDSIALGFSFGRAHDLSPLASDILTNTSGSMDEGDDYIPATTPALERPPCFPIDSREEDQHIEEEKAIPEEKVQPETLAESSFQAKDYYKNGAVLAPDLPEMLDLAGTRSRLASVSTDAEVAQKKPVPSDTVVEDNSTALPAMADENHVILKAESQLEDLGYCVFNKYTVPLPSPVQDSENLTSETCPFYEGTDEKLRRSLAPDLSLIEVKLAAAEKSKEFLGEKDLGQHGESILVRDFEQEKKEKLDTVLERSEDQADSKEVCPTKGAEPEKMRDEATSERKEENVAGKVHLPGDTMYDRKSASEIAIEKDSVSLLIEKEKTLSVVPEIAEIEAPVKPDYNAIKHDMEVAARRADQEHQSQLDAKIGGGVSLSSEKDKASAERAEPEPKDTQQKDESMFSKEAKDSDVLSKTEPSYMKDGTKLSETEIKEKVTKPDLVHQEAVDKEESYESSGEHDQAQEGLNGESVKPEDIKAETPKLPMSGQEMPAKETSVEHLLSKAECLQEEPPEIQMESIPQPAEGAEKIPDVAMKLTETQKLLPCDVAPGATKEEEREEEETEVQQEEKEEDKQHLVSEMPAGFRELAAEEMLAKGSPEALPELKGIIESVVTVEDDFITVVQTTVDEGESASHSVRFAATQQEDIETGDSQAEEELEVEEMEIEPKEGSPEAPASPQREEILLTDYKTETFDDYKDETTIDDSVMDTDSLWADTQDDDRSIMTEQLETVPKEEKAERELRRSSLDKHKKEKPFKTGRGRISTPERKIAKKEPSTLSRDEVRRKKVYKKAELAKKTEVQAHSPSRKIILKPAIKYTRPTHLSCVKRKQTAAGGETNQAPGVFKQAKEKLSDGVSKSPEKRSSLPRPSSILPPRRGVSGDRDREENSLSLTSSLSSSVRRTTRSEPIRSRTGKSGTSTPTTPGSTAITPGTPPSYASRTPGTPGTPSYSRTPHTPGTPKSAILVPTEKKVAIIRTPPKSPATPKQLRVINQPLPDLKNVRSKIGSTDNIRYQPKGGQVQIVTKKIDLSHVTSKCGSLKNIHHKPGGGRVKIESVKLDFKEKAQAKVGSLENAHHVPGGGNVKIDSQKLNFREHAKARVDHGAEIITQSPGRSSVASPRRLSNVSSSGSINLLESPQLATLAEDVTAALAKQGL